A genomic window from Candidatus Pelagisphaera phototrophica includes:
- a CDS encoding glycosyltransferase, with protein MRIALIQDHLRNGGTENQTLHIANGLAKSGLEAHVIIFRQGGVLDEKAASSDFTLHFLNQGLLKTDWFAPGLDSLLQSLKAEAIIPMGRMANCHAGLLSNRKRPYKVIATFRTGKSIPFLQRRALRLADGLIANSHDALERIKRAYGIKNPNSSVIYNGCIRDKTSLQSAAPRSVDKPVRLINASMFRTEKKQVRLLRICSQLPAQIDWLLTLAGDGPQRDFCIREADRLGIKNRIEFPGLLPNPTDLYQSSHIAIHASSKESLPNFLVEAQSFGLPVVAYNVDGVGETFENGKSGFLIDHGNQSQFVEKLQLLIESEDLRRPMSQAAREYAHRHFTPEAQINAYIDLLKQLI; from the coding sequence ATGCGAATTGCTCTCATCCAGGACCATCTTCGTAATGGCGGAACCGAAAACCAGACCCTGCACATCGCAAACGGTCTGGCAAAAAGCGGCTTGGAGGCCCATGTGATCATCTTTCGTCAGGGAGGGGTCCTTGACGAAAAAGCGGCCTCATCTGATTTCACTCTCCACTTTCTCAATCAAGGGCTCCTGAAAACGGATTGGTTCGCGCCCGGTCTTGATTCACTTCTTCAATCGCTAAAAGCCGAAGCGATTATTCCGATGGGCCGCATGGCCAATTGTCACGCCGGCCTCCTTTCTAATCGGAAACGCCCCTATAAAGTCATTGCAACGTTTCGCACAGGCAAGAGCATCCCTTTCCTCCAGAGACGTGCCTTGCGGCTCGCCGACGGACTCATAGCCAACAGCCACGACGCGCTTGAGCGGATTAAGAGAGCCTACGGCATTAAGAACCCAAACTCGTCTGTAATCTACAATGGCTGTATTCGCGATAAGACTTCGCTCCAATCTGCTGCACCTCGATCTGTAGATAAACCCGTCCGGCTGATAAACGCGAGCATGTTCCGAACCGAGAAAAAACAAGTCAGGCTATTGAGAATCTGTAGCCAGTTACCTGCCCAGATCGACTGGCTTTTAACGCTGGCCGGTGATGGTCCACAACGGGATTTCTGTATCCGGGAGGCCGATCGGCTAGGAATCAAGAATCGAATCGAATTTCCCGGACTCCTTCCTAATCCAACCGATCTTTATCAATCCAGCCACATCGCAATTCACGCTTCATCCAAGGAGTCCCTCCCAAACTTTCTCGTTGAGGCCCAGAGCTTCGGCTTGCCCGTGGTCGCTTACAATGTTGATGGAGTCGGAGAAACCTTCGAGAACGGGAAATCCGGATTTTTAATCGACCACGGAAACCAGTCGCAATTCGTAGAAAAACTCCAGCTGTTGATCGAATCCGAGGACCTCAGACGACCAATGTCCCAGGCCGCACGGGAATATGCCCACCGCCATTTTACTCCTGAAGCGCAAATCAACGCCTACATCGATCTACTGAAGCAACTAATCTAA